Part of the Deltaproteobacteria bacterium genome, GCTGGCCCCATTTCCGCCCGAGCTCCAAATTCGCCCTGTAAGCCCCGATCTCCCCCCCGGCCGCCCGGGGTGCGCGCGGGAGGGGCCGATCGTCGATCCTAGGGGCCATTTGAATCGATTTAAACGGGGTCCCACCGGAGGCCGAACCCCCATTTCGCCCCCCGAGCCCTCAGAACCCCCTGGACGCCGCCCCCCGACCCGTGCAAGGTAGGCCTACGACCCCGGGAGACCTCCCCCTGAAGTAGTTCAGGGTGATGGCGACACCGAGGCGCCTGGCAGGTTGGCGGCATGTCCCCCGCCCTCCTCGCGCAAGGCGCTACCTCGGCCCTGGGCTTCGAGCCCTACCCGCACCAGCGGGAGGCCCACCACTCGCGCAAGCGCTTCTCGTGCCTGGTGTGGCACCGCCGGTCGGGGAAGACCGTCTTCGCCATCCTCGAGCTCATCCTCGGGGCCCTGGGCTGCGAGCGGGAGCGAGGCCACTACGCCTACGTCGCGCCCTACCTGAAGCAGGGCAAAGCGGTCGCCTGGGGCTACCTCAAGGACTACGCCCACCGCCTCGGCGGCCAGGTGAAGGTCAACGAGAGCGAGCTCTCGGTCACCTTCGCCAACGGGGCCAAGGTCCGGATCTACGGCGCCGACAACCCCGACTCCCTGCGCGGCCTCTACTTCGACGGCATCGTCATGGACGAGGTCGCAGACATGCGGCCGCAGACCTGGGGCGAGGTGATCCTCCCGGCCCTGCTCGACCGCGGCGGCTGGGCGATCTTCATCGGCACGGTCAAGGGTGTGAACCTCCTCTCGGAGGTCTACCACTCGGCCCTCGAGGACCCAAAGTGGTACGCCGACCTGCGCACGGTGCTCGAGACGGGCGTGATCCCCGAGGAGGAGATCGAGCGCGCCCGCAAGGAGATGACCGAGGCGCAGTTCGCGCAGGAGATGATGTGCGACTTCGGCGCGGCCGTCGAGGATGTCCTCATCGCCCCGAACCAGGTGCGCGACGCCATGCGCCGGACGGTGGCCCAGAAGATCTACGAGAACCACCCGAAGATCATGGGCGTGGACGTGGCCCGCTATGGCGACGATCGCAGCGTCATCTGCTTCCGCCAGGGCGTGGTTGTCTTCAAGCCGCTGATCGTCACCAACACCGACCTGATGACCTTCTCCGGGCTGGTCGCCCGGGCGATCGACAAATGGGGGCCGGTGGCCGTCTTCGTCGACGCCGGCGGCATGGGGGCAGGGGTGGTCGACCGGCTGA contains:
- a CDS encoding terminase family protein — encoded protein: MSPALLAQGATSALGFEPYPHQREAHHSRKRFSCLVWHRRSGKTVFAILELILGALGCERERGHYAYVAPYLKQGKAVAWGYLKDYAHRLGGQVKVNESELSVTFANGAKVRIYGADNPDSLRGLYFDGIVMDEVADMRPQTWGEVILPALLDRGGWAIFIGTVKGVNLLSEVYHSALEDPKWYADLRTVLETGVIPEEEIERARKEMTEAQFAQEMMCDFGAAVEDVLIAPNQVRDAMRRTVAQKIYENHPKIMGVDVARYGDDRSVICFRQGVVVFKPLIVTNTDLMTFSGLVARAIDKWGPVAVFVDAGGMGAGVVDRLTVGLNHAVVPVDFGGKALDERFQNRRAEMWWHMAQWIEGGLDPLRWTPC